The sequence ACGGTGACGCAAAAAGCACCGCATTCATGATGAACAATCTGGCGATTGCGCCTCTGCGGCATCACGGCTGAACTCATCCCCCACCAACAGTTTTGGTTAATATGTGGCAATCCCACTTGATTTACATTAGCTGGCGTGCCGTAGGCATACAAAAACTCCCCAGAACTAGAACGAGCCAGTGCCCGGCAACTTTGACTTTCTAAGGATTAAAGGTTCACTCACAATTCAAGTGTGAATACCAAAATCTATTGCATCTCCAGGGTGGCTGTGGGTCAATATAGAAGAAACAGTACCGGGAAATGCCATGACCACACCGGAGTACGAAGAATTGCTGGCCCAGGGGAGCCGGGTCACAGGGGCGATGGCACTGCTGAAATGCTACCGTTCGTACCTGGAATTTCTCCCCAGTATGCGCCGCCAGGAAGATAGCCTGATCCCCATCGTTTTGCCCCTGGTGCGACAGGACGGCCACCTGGTACAACTGCCCTGCGAATTAGCCCTCCTCCCCTGCGACCCCACCTGGCAGGTGAAAACCGACCAGGAAATTCTGGTATTTATGCACCGGGAAGCGGAGGACTTTTCCCAACTGCTGAACCGCTGGCGACAAACCCAAATCATCCTCGGACGACCCTACGCCTGGGTGATGCCCCCCCGCCATAGCCAGGGCTACAACGAAGGTGCCGAAAAAATTTACCCCCTCTTTGTCCTCTGGCCGGGTAGCCCCCAACGCATTCGCCAGGGCTTGCAGGGAGCCGGTTTACCCGTGGTCATCCACACCCAACCCCCCCTCCCCCTCGATTCCGACGACTACCCTGACCCGGTGCCCGATAATGACCCGGTGTGATTTGGGCAATTTTTTGTGTAACTGATTAATGAATTTTCTGCTACTATAAAAAATCGTGCATTTAATCTTACCCCACCTGGCCACTACGGGTGTTCTTTGGGAACCCAACCAGGTGGTTTGAACCCGTAGGAGTTTTCATGTTGTCTGTTTCCCTAGCCCAACTGTTGGAAGCGGGAGTCCATTTCGGCCACCAAGCCCGCCGCTGGAATCCCAAAATGGCCCCTTATATTTTTGCCGAACGCAACGGGGTGCATATCATTGACCTGGTGCAAACCGCCAGCTTGCTCAATGAAGCCTACGAATATATGCGCCGTGCCGCCGAAGCGAACAAAAAGTTTTTATTTATTGGCACCAAGCGGCAAGCCGCCGGGATTATCGCCCAGGAAGCCGCCCGGTGTGATGCCTATTACGTCAATCAGCGGTGGTTGGGGGGGATGCTCACCAACTGGACGACGATCAAATCCCGGGTTGACCGCCTCAAGGAATTGGAACGGCGGGAGGAAACCGGAGCCTTAGACCGTCTGCCCAAGAAAGAAGCGGCGACCCTGCGGCGGGAATTGGAACGACTGCGGAAGTATTTGGGGGGCATTAAAATGATGCGGCGACCCCCGGATGTGGTGGTGATCGTGGACCAAAAACGGGAATACAACGCCGTTCAAGAGTGCCTCAAGCTCAATATCCCGATTGTGTCGCTCCTGGATACCAACTGCGACCCGGACGTGGTGGATGTACCCATTCCCGCCAACGACGATGCCATTCGCTCTATTAAATTGATCCTCGGTTCCTTGGTGGATGCCATTTGTGAAGGCAAGCACGGCCAAGTCGGGGCGATGGAGATGGATGACGGGGCAGTGGACAGCGACGGCGAGAGCGAGGAAGACCTGCCCTTGGAGGAGGACGAAGGGGACATCCCGGATGAATCCGAAGCCTGAACGGGTTAAAATAAACCAAGTGCAACAGGAGTAGTTATGGCCGAAGTTTCCGCCCAAATGGTCAAAACCCTCCGGGAAAAAACCGGTGCAGGGATGATGGACTGCAAAAAAGCCCTCCAGCACAGCGAGGGGGACCTGGATAAGGCCATCGAGTTTTTGCGGCAAAAAGGGTTAGCTTCGGCGGAGAAAAAAGCCGGTCGCAGTACCACCGAGGGGCTGATTTACAGCTACATCCACACCGGCAGTAAGCTGGGGGTTTTGTTGGAAATCAATTGCGAAACGGACTTTGTGGCCAAGGGGGAGGACTTCCAGAGTTTGGCGCACAATATCGCCCTGCAAATTGCCGCTACGGAAAATGTGGAATACGTGGACATGAGCGAGATTCCAACGGCGGCCATCGAGCGGGAAAAAGCGATTGAGATGGGCAGGGAAGACCTGGCGAAGAAACCGGAAGCGGTGCGGGAAAAAATTGTCCAAGGTCGGTTGGATAAGCTTTTCAAAGAACGGTGCCTGCTGGATCAGCCCTACATTAAAGACCCGAATATCACCGTGGGGGACTTGATCAAACAGACCATCGCCCGGGTGGGGGAAAATATCCGGGTGCGCCGTTTTACCCGCTATCGCTTAGGAGAGGAATTGGCAACCCCAGGGCAACCGGCGGCAGAGCCAACCCCTTCGGAAGCCGCAACCCCAGCACCCCCAGCGGTAGAAACGGAACCGACCCCGGCACCCGTAGCGGAGACCGCCGAACCGGCACCCCAGAAAAAATCCAAATCCAGTTCCAAGAAAAAGTAAGGTGCTCACCCCGGAGCAATACCGCCAAAAAATGCAGCAACGCCAGCGGGTGCAGGCGGAGCGTTTAGCCCAATGTACAGCAAAGGGCTTGGTGATTGTGCATACGGGGGACGGGAAAGGGAAAACCACAGCGGCTTTGGGGATGGTACTGCGCTCCCTGGGGCATGGGTATCGGGTGGCGGTGGTGCAGTTCATCAAGGGAGCTTGGTGTCCGGCGGAGCGGCGGGTTTTGGAGCATTGGTCGGAGCAGATGGTCTGGCACGCCCTGGGGGAAGGCTTTACCTGGGATACCCAAGACCGGGAGCGGGAC comes from Synechococcus sp. C9 and encodes:
- the rpsB gene encoding 30S ribosomal protein S2, which translates into the protein MLSVSLAQLLEAGVHFGHQARRWNPKMAPYIFAERNGVHIIDLVQTASLLNEAYEYMRRAAEANKKFLFIGTKRQAAGIIAQEAARCDAYYVNQRWLGGMLTNWTTIKSRVDRLKELERREETGALDRLPKKEAATLRRELERLRKYLGGIKMMRRPPDVVVIVDQKREYNAVQECLKLNIPIVSLLDTNCDPDVVDVPIPANDDAIRSIKLILGSLVDAICEGKHGQVGAMEMDDGAVDSDGESEEDLPLEEDEGDIPDESEA
- the tsf gene encoding translation elongation factor Ts; amino-acid sequence: MAEVSAQMVKTLREKTGAGMMDCKKALQHSEGDLDKAIEFLRQKGLASAEKKAGRSTTEGLIYSYIHTGSKLGVLLEINCETDFVAKGEDFQSLAHNIALQIAATENVEYVDMSEIPTAAIEREKAIEMGREDLAKKPEAVREKIVQGRLDKLFKERCLLDQPYIKDPNITVGDLIKQTIARVGENIRVRRFTRYRLGEELATPGQPAAEPTPSEAATPAPPAVETEPTPAPVAETAEPAPQKKSKSSSKKK
- the cobO gene encoding cob(I)yrinic acid a,c-diamide adenosyltransferase, which encodes MLTPEQYRQKMQQRQRVQAERLAQCTAKGLVIVHTGDGKGKTTAALGMVLRSLGHGYRVAVVQFIKGAWCPAERRVLEHWSEQMVWHALGEGFTWDTQDRERDRQCAQQAWEVAANYLKHPDYYLTVLDEVNVALKLGYLDIHQVLADLAAKPPHTHVVLTGRGAPPELIDHADLVTEMTLRKHPFRSQGVKAQAGIEY